Sequence from the Acidimicrobiia bacterium genome:
GAGAAGTGCGGCAGTGGGCACGACGAGAGGCACGGTCACGGAATTGTGACCGGCTCGTGCTCCGTCGGGCTACAGCTTGACGACGGGGCAGGTGAGCGTGCGGGTGATCCCTTCGATGGCCTGGATCTTGGCCACGACCAGCTTGCCGAGGGCGTCGACGTCGTCGGCAACGGCGTGCACGATGGCGTCGTACGGACCGGTCACGGCATGCGACGACTTGACGCCGTCGATCTTGTCCATGGCCAGGGCAACCTGGGCGGCCTTGCCAACCTCGGTCTGGATCAGCACGTACGCTTCGACCATGTCTCTCCTCGAGTCGCCTGACGCCGACTATACCGGAGGCGGGCCGATCGAGTCGCCGGCCAGGGGTCGCTTTGGTCCCGGCAAGGCTACGAGTTGAGGGATCAGGTCCTCGCATCGGGGCTGCTGCTGAGGCCGTTCGTCGCCTCCGATGCCGCCTCCCTGCTCGCCACCGTCGACGGATCGCGCCTCCGGCTCGCGCGCTGGATGCCCTGGGTGCCGTACTCCACCACCGTCTCCGACTTCGCCGCCTTCATCGATGGTGCCGGTCGATCGGAGGCCGACGGCGGCGCCTTTCATCGGGGCCTGTTCTCCGACGGAGTCCCGGTGGGGGCGGTCGGCGCCTCGCTGGACCTGGTCAACCACTGCGCCGAGGTCGGCTACTGGCTTGTCCCGGAGTGGGAGGGTCGGGGGGTGGTGACCGAGGCGGTGGGGCTGATGCTCGATTTCCTCTTCGAGGAGATGGCGGTGCACCGGGTGGCGTTGCGGGCGGCGACGCAGAACCGCCGCAGCCGGGCCGTGGCGGAACGGCTCGGGTTCGAGTTCGAGGGGGTGTTGCGGGAGGCGCTGTGGCTGGAGGACCGCCCCACGGACACGGCGCTGTACTCGCTGTTGGAACCGGAGTGGCGGGGACGCCGGGAGGGTCAGTAACCCTCGGTGCCGAAGCGCACCGTGTGTGCGAAGCGCCTGCCGCCCTGTTCGTCGAGATCGAACACGATTCGCTGACCCTGGCGCAGGGTGCGAAACGAGCTCCCCTTCAGGCTTCCCGGGCGGAGGAACACCTCGGAGCGGTCGGTGTCGAGCACGACCACGCCGATCCCGGTGGCCGGGTCGTACACCTTGACCACGCCCTGGGCCACCGCCTAGGCCTTCTCGACCTTGCCGGCCTTGATGCAGGAGGTGCACACGCGGGCACGGCGCGAGTTGCTGCCGTGCTTCACCCGTACCCGCTGCACGTTGGGAAGCCAGCGTCTGGAGGAACGCTTGTGGGAGAACGACACCTGCTTGCCCACCCAGGGCTCACGGCCGCAGATTTCGCAACGGAACGACACTTGGGAATCCTTCTGGAGAACGGCGCTGGAGGTTACCAGCCCACACCGGGGACGCCAGACGGCTGTTCGTATACTCGCCGGGATGGCCACCCGACGGGCGCTGCTGATGGCGCAAGACCTCAAGGCGGTGATGCACCGCTACCTGGAGCGGCTTCGCCAGCATCGCACCGCCATCGATCGGCTGAACGTCTATCCGGTTCCCGACGGGGACACCGGGACCAACATGACCTCGACCGTCGAGTCGGTGATGGCGGCCGCCGACGGTGCCGAGAGCATGGTCGAGATCGCCCACGCCATGGCTCACGGATCCCTGATGGGAGCCCAGGGGAACAGCGGGATCATCCTCTCCCAGATACTGCGGGGCCTGGCCGACGCCTTCGGCGACCAGGCCTCGCTGGGGACGGAACAACTGGTCGACGCCCTGGAGCGGGCGTCGCAGGCCGCCTACGAGGCGGTGGGACGCCCCGTGGAGGGCACCATCCTCACCGTGCTGCGCGCCGCAGCCAAGGCCGCCCGGGCCGCCGACACCCCGGCCGGCGAGGACCTTGCCGGCCTGATGCTGCGGGTGTACGGGCGCGCCCTGCAGTCCCTCGAGGAGACTCCCGAGCTGCTTCCGGTCCTCAAGCAGGCGGGGGTCGTCGACGCCGGTGGCGCCGGGTTCCTCCTGCTGCTGGCGGCGTTCCTCGAGGAGGTGACCGGGGAGGAGCCGCTCCTCCCGGCCACCATCTTCAGGGCGGCGGCCACCGCCCTGGTGGTGGATCCCGGCGGGGATGATCCGGAGGCCAACCTGGCCGGTCTTCGCTACGAGGTGATGTATCTCCTCCACTGTGCGGACTCCGACGCCGGAGACCGGTTGCGGGAGGCCTGGGTCGGGCTCGGCGACTCGGTGGTGGTGGTCGGCGGCGAGGGTGTTTGGAACTGCCACATCCACACCGACCACATCGGTCCGGCGATCGAGGCCGGGATCGGCTTGGGGAGGCCGGAGCGGATCAAGGTGACCGACCTGCTGATCCAGGCGGCGGCGGAGCAGGCCGCCCGGGAACCCGACTTCGAGCCGCTCCCAGGGTTCGCCGGCACCGCCCTCGGGGTGGTGGCGGTCGCTTCCGGCACCGGGGTGGTCGAGCTGTTTCGCCAGAGCGGGGCGCAGGGCATCGTTGCCGGCGGCCAGACCCGCAACCCCTCGGTACGGGAGATGCTTCAGGCGGTGGAGCGGGTGCCGGCCGCCGCCGTGCTCCTGCTTCCCAACAACAGGAACGTCATCCCGGCCGCCGAACAGGTGGTGGACCTCACCTCGAAGCGGGTGCTCGTGGTGCCGACTAGATCCGTCCCCGAGGGGCTTGCCGCCATGTTCGGGTTCATGCCCGACGGCGACCCCGAGGTGATCGCCGCCGCCATGAGTGCGGCGGCCGCCCGATGTGCTTGGGGTGAGGTGACCCA
This genomic interval carries:
- a CDS encoding Lrp/AsnC ligand binding domain-containing protein; its protein translation is MVEAYVLIQTEVGKAAQVALAMDKIDGVKSSHAVTGPYDAIVHAVADDVDALGKLVVAKIQAIEGITRTLTCPVVKL
- a CDS encoding GNAT family protein, with product MRDQVLASGLLLRPFVASDAASLLATVDGSRLRLARWMPWVPYSTTVSDFAAFIDGAGRSEADGGAFHRGLFSDGVPVGAVGASLDLVNHCAEVGYWLVPEWEGRGVVTEAVGLMLDFLFEEMAVHRVALRAATQNRRSRAVAERLGFEFEGVLREALWLEDRPTDTALYSLLEPEWRGRREGQ
- a CDS encoding cold shock domain-containing protein — encoded protein: MAQGVVKVYDPATGIGVVVLDTDRSEVFLRPGSLKGSSFRTLRQGQRIVFDLDEQGGRRFAHTVRFGTEGY
- the rpmB gene encoding 50S ribosomal protein L28, which encodes MSFRCEICGREPWVGKQVSFSHKRSSRRWLPNVQRVRVKHGSNSRRARVCTSCIKAGKVEKA
- a CDS encoding DAK2 domain-containing protein is translated as MATRRALLMAQDLKAVMHRYLERLRQHRTAIDRLNVYPVPDGDTGTNMTSTVESVMAAADGAESMVEIAHAMAHGSLMGAQGNSGIILSQILRGLADAFGDQASLGTEQLVDALERASQAAYEAVGRPVEGTILTVLRAAAKAARAADTPAGEDLAGLMLRVYGRALQSLEETPELLPVLKQAGVVDAGGAGFLLLLAAFLEEVTGEEPLLPATIFRAAATALVVDPGGDDPEANLAGLRYEVMYLLHCADSDAGDRLREAWVGLGDSVVVVGGEGVWNCHIHTDHIGPAIEAGIGLGRPERIKVTDLLIQAAAEQAAREPDFEPLPGFAGTALGVVAVASGTGVVELFRQSGAQGIVAGGQTRNPSVREMLQAVERVPAAAVLLLPNNRNVIPAAEQVVDLTSKRVLVVPTRSVPEGLAAMFGFMPDGDPEVIAAAMSAAAARCAWGEVTQAVGDAITPAGRIAAGDWLGVVAGEVSIVAGGVAEAAIGVLDHLVSEECELVTVIEGEGATPEATSAIAGHLSAGCAAEVTVLRGGQPLYAYLLGVE